From Oryza sativa Japonica Group chromosome 4, ASM3414082v1, one genomic window encodes:
- the LOC4335682 gene encoding ACT domain-containing protein ACR6, with product MALTAAAASGGDAHDDEYAKLVRGMNPPRVVVDNEACDEATVIRVDSVSSHGTLLAVVQVIADLGLVIRKAYFSSDGSWFMDVFNVTDRDGNKVLDDQTISYIQTTLEADDWYYPEVRNTVGIVPAEEYTVIELTGTDRPGLLSEVCAVLAGMRCAVRSAELWTHNTRVAAVVHVTDDGGSGGAIEDEARIADISTRLGNLLRGQSGVRAAAAAAPGGLTHKERRLHQMMFDDRDYDGGGGAASSSPRGRSPTPATEVSVTPCAERGYTAVVVRCRDRPKLLFDTVCTITDMGYVIHHGAVSSEPRGGAYQEYYIRHVDGDPVRSEAERQRVVQCLEAAIERRTADGLALEVRTGDRAGLLSDVTRIFRENGLTIRRAEISSERGEAVDTFYLSDPQGHPVEAKTIDAIRAQIGEATLRVKHNPFADGDGAGGGGGGATDDVAGSTAFLFGNLFKFYRPFQNFSLIKLYS from the exons ATGGcgctcacggcggcggcggcgagcggcggcgacgcgcacgACGACGAGTACGCGAAGCTGGTGCGGGGGATGAACCCGCCGAGGGTGGTGGTGGACAACGAGGCGTGCGACGAGGCGACGGTGATCCGGGTCGACAGCGTCAGCAGCCACGGCAcgctgctcgccgtcgtccaGGTCATCGCCGACCTCGGCCTCGTCATCCGCAAGGCCTACTTCTCCTCCGACGGCAGCTGGTTCATGGACG TGTTCAACGTCACCGACCGCGACGGCAACAAGGTGCTCGATGACCAAACCATCTCCTACATCCAAACG ACGCTGGAGGCGGATGACTGGTACTACCCGGAGGTGAGGAACACGGTGGGGATCGTGCCGGCGGAGGAGTACACGGTGATCGAGCTCACCGGCACCGACCGACCGGGGCTCCTCTCCGAGGTGTGCGCGGTGCTCGCCGGCATGCGCTGCGCCGTGCGGAGCGCCGAGCTGTGGACGCACAAcacccgcgtcgccgccgtcgtgcacgtcaccgacgacggcggctccggcggcgccaTCGAGGACGAGGCCCGCATCGCCGACATCAGCACCCGCCTCGGGAACCTCCTCCGCGGACAGAGcggcgtgcgcgccgccgccgccgccgctccgggcGGGCTCACCCACAAggagcgccgcctccaccagatGATGTTCGACGACCGCGactacgacggcggcggcggcgccgcctcctcctcgccgcggggGCGGTCCCCGACCCCGGCGACGGAGGTGTCCGTGACGCCGTGCGCGGAGCGCGGGTACACCGCGGTGGTGGTGCGGTGCCGGGACCGGCCCAAGCTGCTGTTCGACACGGTGTGCACCATCACCGACATGGGGTACGTCATCCACCACGGCGCGGTGAGCAGCgagccccgcggcggcgcgtACCAGGAGTACTACATCCGGCACGTCGACGGCGACCCCGTCCGCTCCGAGGCGGAGCGGCAGCGCGTGGTGCAGTGCCTCGAGGCCGCCATCGAGCGCCGCACCGCCGACGGGCTGGCGCTGGAGGTCCGCACCGGCGACcgcgccggcctcctctccgaCGTCACCCGCATCTTCCGCGAGAACGGCCTCACCATCCGCCGCGCCGAGATCTCGTcggagcgcggcgaggccgtGGACACGTTCTACCTCTCCGACCCGCAGGGCCACCCCGTGGAGGCCAAGACGATCGACGCCATCCGCGCGCAGATCGGCGAGGCCACGCTGCGTGTCAAGCACAACCCCTTcgccgacggcgatggcgccggcggcggcggcggcggcgccaccgatGACGTCGCTGGCTCGACGGCGTTCCTCTTCGGGAATCTCTTCAAATTCTACCGGCCGTTCCAGAACTTCAGCCTCATCAAGCTCTACTCCTAA
- the LOC4335683 gene encoding uncharacterized protein, translating into MAARSCRFLYSSSSSPIATTSPLLSPTPSAATRRKLLLSSTCGTIASAAAASAMEGQGAPAAPGGKGSAIVVVDSHLHVWASPQQAAERYPYFPGQEPPIRGDVDLLLQCMDEAGVDGALIVQPINHMFDHSLVTSVLKKYPSKFIGCCLANPADDGSGIKQLEHLIVQEKYRAVRFNPNLWPSGQKMTNEVGRSLFAKAGELGAPVGIMVMKGISTYIQEIEELCTDYPKTTVIFDHMAFCKPPMNIEEEKAFTSFLELSRFPQIYVKYSALFRISREAYPYEDTSQLLSRVISSYGANRIMWGSDFPFVVPECGYKGAKEAISHVAGKIPVSSSDLEWILGKTVTQLFQGAWVSA; encoded by the exons ATGGCAGCTCGCTCGTGCAGGTTCctctactcctcctcctcctcccccatcgccaccacctccccgcTGCTCTCCCCCACCCCCTCCGCTGCCACGAGGAGGAAGCTTCTGCTCTCCTCCACCTGCGGCAcgatcgcctccgccgccgccgcgtccgccatgGAGGGGCAGGGCGCCCCCGCTGCTCCCGGAGGCAAGGGaagcgccatcgtcgtcgtcgactccCACCTCCACGTCTGGGCCTCCCCGCAGCAG GCGGCGGAGAGGTACCCGTATTTCCCTGGGCAGGAGCCGCCGATCCGTGGTGACGTCGACTTGTTGCTCCAG tgtatGGATGAAGCCGGAGTGGACGGAGCTCTCATTGTTCAACCTATCAATCATATGTTTGATCACTCATTAGTTACTAG CGTGTTGAAGAAATACCCATCCAAATTCATTGGTTGCTGTCTTGCTAATCCTGCAGATGATGGAAGCGGCATTAAACAGCTTGAACATCTAATTGTACAA GAAAAGTATCGTGCTGTCCGGTTCAACCCCAACTTATGGCCGTCAGGTCAAAAG ATGACAAATGAGGTTGGGAGGTCATTATTCGCTAAGGCTGGAGAACTTGGAGCACCAGTTGGAATCATGGTGATGAAG GGAATCAGTACATATATTCAGGAGATAGAGGAGCTCTGCACAGATTATCCAAAAACTACTGTTATTTTCGATCATATGGCTTTCTGCAAGCCACCAAT GAACATTGAAGAAGAGAAGGCCTTCACTTCATTTCTAGAACTATCCAGATTCCCTCAG ATTTACGTCAAATACAGTGCGCTCTTTCGTATTTCAAGAGAAGCATATCCATATGAGGACACATCTCAGCTTCTTTCCCGTGTGATCTCTAGCTATGGAGCGAATCGAATAATGTGGGGAAG TGACTTCCCCTTCGTTGTTCCTGAATGTGGCTACAAAGGGGCCAAGGAGGCGATCTCTCATGTCGCCGGCAAGATACCTGTTTCCTCGTCAGATTTGGAATGGATCTTAGGCAAAACAGTGACCCAACTGTTCCAAGGTGCATGGGTTTCTGCATGA